In Cydia pomonella isolate Wapato2018A chromosome 1, ilCydPomo1, whole genome shotgun sequence, one genomic interval encodes:
- the LOC133517896 gene encoding uncharacterized protein LOC133517896 — protein MALFGITTRYVWFAVPLTGFLIGKFLDDQETLRMTNFRDKSCLYGPNKKECDPPSWP, from the coding sequence ATGGCATTGTTTGGTATCACAACCCGCTATGTCTGGTTTGCGGTTCCATTAACCGGCTTCTTGATTGGCAAGTTTTTGGACGACCAGGAGACATTGAGAATGACCAACTTTAGAGACAAGTCTTGTTTGTATGGTCCCAACAAAAAGGAATGTGACCCACCATCATGGCCCTGA